From Manduca sexta isolate Smith_Timp_Sample1 chromosome 21, JHU_Msex_v1.0, whole genome shotgun sequence, the proteins below share one genomic window:
- the LOC115444328 gene encoding IQ and ubiquitin-like domain-containing protein, whose translation MDTNKTVGIAPSPECVRGVVACQCELGREKILTAPPYKRVSSPPADDSKTRHQTAPCARDPEQYKCPISHILITFKSPLQPNDVFNKVFPANTPVKFVKRKLAKLLCVSNSNLLLTKNRTVLKETSVLSDLKTDALGNLNIDVFTKDSEEFNLSAIPKESYVHELLHAVIPKKKSMPFIAIKFQVRNQNGTFTRSYHSIMKVHEIKKNLAGLFEVDPDNLVLLRGEQPLKDRMALLDLDYDKYGIVDVDLLTKNNEKLNLEKLYKEIPINDVLSVTVPFGSTVRQVNVEIFSELIEKPYLGGYRNVQTGVVYHHAFTQTPQKTEKLPPEKKNCRDTQTAQEREKIYDTAYSRATQMNTVHAYIPNVTDVIIVPKPYETYEEMIRRLNHDHYASIIQRAFKHHQFRQKVEKWLKSCLEKIARMKEEERLERDAMERRLRRDLVTKTFPKTREDFDQLYAMVDRWKHAEIARISQLHSKGPKIAEFTLLLDKEVELLRCIEAYRVKVKDDSRKTKEKQFLDEISKPVTWYGRDGKLILMETVEIQKARKLRELYSSFLRDDMEVKERLELLVDMKFALQEFSHPLADEIISLLDRECDLVVRRCNDYQLEFLRQRVAASVFQLIKTSELNSGVTKSKDIRDYRKMQNSRLHFCELCHQVKPYSEFPLNAKMSGFLVCMSCSWKDVTERSWIDMTPYRFILRAVQRDERRRKCWGSLAFVLQEKDIFFIVEKLWHSHSAISECSDITELRLCRWYVTEDWSPWNCFLVTVQEMKAHLKLEHPEEVYDEELVQKVHNKHKLAKANFEQLMSVNKRFTETGDWQGIRAPAVAREDAVEKLIF comes from the exons ATGGACACCAACAAAACAGTCGGTATCGCTCCAAGTCCGGAATGTGTAAGAGGTGTCGTAGCGTGTCAGTGCGAATTGGGTCGAGAAAAAATACTCACTGCCCCACCTTACAAACGCGTGTCTTCACCACCAGCTGATGATAGCAAGACTCGACACCAAACCGCACCATGTGCGAGGGATCCGGAGCAATACAAATGCCCCATTAGccacattttaataacattcaaaTCGCCATTACAACCCAACGACGTGTTCAACAAGGTCTTCCCAGCAAATACGCCAGTCAAATTTGTGAAACGAAAATTAGCCAAATTACTCTGTGTATCTAacagtaatcttttattaacaaAGAATCGAACAGTTTTGAAAGAAACAAGTGTCTTGTCTGATCTGAAAACCGATGCTCTAGGTAATCTTAATATTGATGTGTTCACGAAGGATTCAGAAGAGTTTAATTTGTCCGCAATACCCAAAGAGTCCTATGTCCACGAACTTCTCCATGCAGTTATACCGAAAAAGAAAAGCATGCCATTTATAGCAATCAAGTTTCAAGTTCGAAATCAAAACGGAACGTTTACTCGCTCGTATCATTCCATAATGAAAGTGcatgaaattaaaaagaatttagCTGGACTTTTTGAAGTAGATCCTGACAATCTGGTACTGCTGAGAGGGGAGCAACCCTTGAAGGATCGAATGGCTCTTTTGGATTTAGACTATGACAAGTATGGAATAGTGGATGTAGATCTACTAACGAAGAACAACGAGAAGTTAAACTTAGAAAAGCTATACAAAGAGATACCAATTAATGATGTTTTAAGTGTAACGGTGCCGTTTGGTAGTACCGTGAGACAAgtaaatgttgaaatattttcagaaCTTATTGAAAAGCCTTATTTAGGCGGTTACAGAAATGTACAAACAG GTGTGGTGTATCATCATGCCTTTACTCAAACACCGCAAAAAACCGAAAAGTTACCGCCTGAAAAGAAAAATTGCAGAGACACTCAAACTGCACAAGAACGCGAAAAAATTTAT gATACAGCCTATAGCCGGGCTACACAAATGAATACAGTTCATGCGTATATTCCAAACGTGACGGATGTTATAATTGTGCCGAAACCATACGAAACCTACGAGGAAATGATAAGACGTCTTAACCATGATCACTATGCCTCGATAATACAACGAGCCTTCAAGCATCATCAGTTCAGACAGAAAGTTGAAAAATGGTTGAAGTCGTGTTT GGAGAAAATAGCAAGAATGAAGGAGGAGGAACGATTGGAAAGAGATGCTATGGAGAGACGTCTGCGTAGGGATTTAGTAACTAAAACATTTCCAAAAACACGCGAAGACTTTGATCAGCTGTATGCCATG GTTGATCGATGGAAACACGCTGAAATAGCAAGAATATCTCAGTTACACTCAAAAGGTCCTAAGATTGCGGAGTTTACGTTGCTATTAGACAAGGAGGTAGAGCTGCTCAGATGTATTGAAGCTTACCGAGTCAAAGTAAAAGATGATAGTCGCAAGAccaaagaaaaacaatttctaGACGAAATATCTAAACCCGTCACATGGTACGGACGTGacggaaaattaatattaatggaaACGGTGGAGATACAGAAGGCTAGGAAGCTAAGAGAACTTTATAGTTCTTTTCTGAGGGACGATATGGAGGTTAAAGAACGATTGGAACTTCTTGTTGATATGAAATTCGCATTGCAAGAATTCAGTCATCCGTTAGCAGACGAAATAATATCACTTTTAGACAGAGAATGTGATCTTGTTGTGCGTCGCTGCAATGACTATCAACTTGAATTCTTGCGACAAAGAGTGGCCGCCAGTgtgtttcaattaataaaaacatctgaATTGAATTCTGGCGTCACTAAGTCTAAAGATATACGAGATTACAGAAAGATGCAGAATAGCAGATTGCACTTCTGCGAACTGTGCCATCAAGTGAAACCTTATTCAGAATTTCCATTGAATGCAAAAATGAGTGGTTTTCTCGTATGCATGTCGTGTTCCTGGAAGGATGTGACGGAACGTAGCTGGATAGACATGACACCGTACAGATTTATCCTTCGAGCCGTGCAGCGCGATGAACGACGTCGGAAGTGTTGGGGGTCGCTGGCCTTCGTGCTTCAGGAGAAGGATATATTCTTCATCGTGGAGAAACTATGGCATTCTCACTCGGCAATAAGCGAGTGCAGCGACATTACTGAACTCCGTCTCTGCAGGTGGTATGTTACTGAGGACTGGTCGCCGTGGAACTGTTTCTTGGTCACGGTACAAGAGATGAAGGCACATTTAAAGCTCGAACATCCTGAGGAAGTGTATGACGAGGAACTTGTTCAGAAGGTCcataacaaacacaaattaGCCAAAGCTAACTTCGAGCAGTTAATGTCTGTGAACAAACGGTTCACGGAGACAGGCGACTGGCAAGGAATTCGCGCTCCGGCTGTTGCTAGAGAAGATGCAGtagagaaattaatattttga
- the LOC115444318 gene encoding LOW QUALITY PROTEIN: protein wings apart-like (The sequence of the model RefSeq protein was modified relative to this genomic sequence to represent the inferred CDS: inserted 2 bases in 1 codon) — MSRWGRGRGGSVAVPLDSALFRENSNCPTAARSAGTVGKWGITSFTSIRSAPYAYSNNILKKPVQDQNSPLTVPAVETEQPPPKPKKFFKSRNAELYPPVPQITYAPPVPAAPLSPDHSSNSKEKKNKRARGYTRDSSSPEIPWRGSDKTKSKKSTVATKASKKEEVQAPNTQPPNKRYLVRNRNKVINYAEDGSNSPIPDFTSHYDTLPGTTGTSSPKIASPKRSSLAATPPPVKNEVASPSTSKEANEERKPPPIVLRISKGTSRIVSTDSNEGFTSPNSDRHSSLDTHSDVGSDHKKSPSMETICSPKHEGLKITIKCPGLNHDAKKEKKKEKKDHKSHKRHHKNSEDDVSKKPTSPLPGSQAYELYKTLASPIEENEKEPKSKSAIEDDIESQLAKLDSTGPAAKSPRLEVQPNETPPEPKPPESSSGRSRRNRPNINYSENDDYLDVLTTGTSSKYGIKTVGDLKREAKIKKKKQEILPEPPVTPTVQDSNNAEENNCNQTENSDLVDILSGVNENKITNEVPKKPHKKQKHKQNKNVSPDHGQDIIPENIPDQNIDSQGQDSQDMVIDTAQVLNTNDTPSYSQTGTHSSDSAYNSCPNENYEEEPQKNSQDNLFKSPHHVGETEEHIDDKPSVKLVITKKKGSIFKSKSLVNDNPSPLPARKRRHLYRHEWANDKGNETPRPEPQENSEVRIPTIQAPEELTRVTRYRAXDPIMDDLESADAVKPYTSVKCAKEAKEFYTVVRNVKKAHQIQEIGEFQEFNDDVEYLLDALQDNNPMSTRCLSAITLASKCTAPAFRMHLRAHGTVQKFFSALHDATNDQSLGLCTATVMFVLSQDRLNMDLDRESLELMLNLLESDVSHKNALDDCGLTSAQLTKTQERVRELCAEIKSQGKAQHLDLDNITVGHLAMETLLSLTSKRAGEWFKEELRVLGGVEHIVRTIRECNTALADPHADIGAGAHADDDAVDTAQLRLLRTADRCMRVLENVTQQNEDNQMYLINECGGAAQTLAALLRRCCAAARAPARPRERAALLDAALPAVKVLVNLSHSFGSTTSVGAQVVGEQQSVMETCLIILYNQDNFIPDNRNFEFSVCVLLLLINLVQNNELNTERLLNIRIRVDNEEDVSRSVSAIDLLVDLFYKREDLARRAEENTDALLDGEKESENETDKKKQSQDDIDETVAKLLARAGAHMEHTMVGAYTALVVGHAACAGAAAAVRARLPTYQPLLPTLRKYYNFLALTASAEAAIVAHVKSTQRIIEFMENSDKDSAAPHSAPAPAPTPEPAPAPYAAPYYHTPPSDVPQDMSLSNLNYSINSYNSSSSDRLSSSMEVDGYH; from the exons ATGTCGCGCTGGGGCAGAGGCAGAGGTGGTAGTGTGGCAGTGCCGCTGGACAGTGCACTCTTCCGAGAGAATAGCAATTGCCCGACAGCGGCGCGCTCGGCGGGCACCGTCGGCAAATGGGGCATCACTAGCTTCACGTCTATCAGGAGTGCGCCCTACG CATATTCAAATAACATACTCAAGAAACCTGTTCAAGATCAGAACAGCCCCCTGACAGTTCCTGCTGTTGAAACTGAACAACCACCTCCAAAACCTAAGAAATTTTTCAAATCCCGCAACGCTGAACTTTACCCACCAGTTCCTCAAATAACATATGCCCCACCTGTACCTGCCGCACCATTATCACCAGACCACTCATCTAATAGCAAAGAAAAGAAGAATAAAAGAGCAAGAGGTTACACTCGAGATTCATCATCCCCTGAAATACCATGGCGTGGTTCTGATAAGACTAAGTCAAAGAAAAGTACTGTTGCTACAAAAGCATCAAAGAAGGAGGAAGTACAAGCACCAAATACTCAACCACCAAATAAACGTTATTTGGTTCGCAATCGTAATAAAGTGATAAATTATGCTGAGGATGGTAGTAATAGTCCCATACCAGATTTTACAAGCCACTATGATACTTTACCAGGAACAACTGGCACATCATCACCGAAAATTGCATCACCTAAACGAAGCTCATTAGCAGCAACTCCACCTCCTGTAAAAAATGAAGTTGCCAGCCCCTCAACCAGTAAAGAGGCTAATGAAGAACGTAAACCACCACCCATAGTCCTCAGGATATCAAAAGGAACATCTAGAATAGTCAGTACAGACTCTAATGAAGGTTTCACATCCCCTAATTCTGATAGACATTCATCTTTAGACACTCATTCAGATGTTGGTTCAGATCATAAGAAGAGTCCTTCAATGGAAACAATATGTTCACCAAAGCATGAAGGATTAAAAATCACTATAAAGTGTCCAGGTTTGAATCATGATGCtaaaaaggaaaagaaaaaaGAGAAAAAGGATCACAAATCTCATAAAAGACATCACAAGAACTCTGAAGATGATGTTTCAAAGAAACCAACTTCACCATTGCCAGGATCTCAAGCATATGAACTTTACAAAACACTTGCATCCCCAATAGAGGAAAATGAAAAAGAACCTAAAAGTAAATCTGCAATAGAAGATGACATTGAATCCCAATTGGCAAAACTTGACTCTACCGGGCCAGCAGCTAAATCTCCAAGACTTGAAGTACAACCAAATGAAACTCCACCAGAACCTAAACCACCAGAAAGTTCCAGTGGTAGATCTAGAAGAAACAGGCCAAATATCAATTACAGTGAAAATGATGATTATCTGGATGTACTAACAACAGGTACCTCCAGTAAATATGGAATCAAAACAGTTGGTGACTTAAAGAGggaagctaaaataaaaaagaagaaacaaGAAATTCTTCCAGAACCTCCTGTTACACCCACAGTGCAGGATTCAAATAATGCAGaggaaaataattgtaatcaaaCAGAAAACAGTGATTTGGTAGATATTCTTTCTGGcgttaatgaaaataaaattacaaatgaagTACCTAAAAAAcctcataaaaaacaaaagcataaacaaaataaaaatgttagtccTGATCATGGGCAGGACATTATTCCAGAAAATATTCCAGATCAGAATATTGACTCTCAAGGACAAGATAGTCAAGACATGGTTATTGATACTGCTCAAGTACTCAATACTAATGATACTCCAAGCTACTCCCAGACTGGAACACACTCTTCAGATTCCGCCTATAATAGTTGtcctaatgaaaattatgaagaaGAACCACAGAAAAATTCCcaagacaatttatttaagtCCCCTCACCATGTAGGTGAAACAGAAGAACATATTGATGATAAACCAAGTGTGAAATTGGTTATAACTAAAAAGAAAGGATCAATATTCAAAAGTAAATCCCTGGTGAATGATAATCCTTCCCCTCTGCCTGCAAGGAAAAGGCGTCATTTGTACAGACATGAGTGGGCAAATGAT AAAGGTAATGAGACTCCAAGGCCAGAACCCCAAGAAAATTCTGAAGTGAGGATTCCAACCATACAAGCACCAGAGGAACTAACTAGGGTCACAAGATACAGAGC AGACCCTATAATGGATGACTTGGAATCGGCTGATGCAGTTAAACCTTATACTAGTGTAAAGTGTGCTAAGGAGGCTAAAGAG TTCTATACTGTTGTCCGAAATGTGAAAAAAGCTCATCAGATACAAGAAATTGGAGAGTTCCAAGAGTTCAATGACGATGTGGAATACCTTTTAGATGCATTACAg GATAATAATCCAATGTCGACACGTTGTTTATCTGCTATTACTCTCGCGAGCAAGTGTACCGCGCCAGCGTTCCGAATGCATTTGCGCGCGCATGGCACTGTGCAGAAATTCTTTAGTGCGTTGCATGATGCCACCAATGATCAG AGCCTTGGACTGTGCACGGCAACAGTTATGTTTGTGCTGTCACAAGATAGACTGAATATGGATCTGGATCGTGAGTCACTGGAACTCATGTTAAATCTTCTCGAATCAGATGTGTCACATAA aaATGCTTTAGATGATTGTGGTCTGACATCAGCGCAGCTTACTAAAACACAGGAAAGAGTACGAGAATTATGTGCTGAAATCAAAAGTCAAGGAAAAGCACAACATTTGGACTTAGATAATATTacg GTGGGTCACCTGGCGATGGAGACGCTGCTGTCCTTGACGTCGAAGCGCGCGGGCGAGTGGTTCAAGGAGGAGCTGCGCGTGCTCGGCGGCGTCGAACACATCGTGCGCACCATCCGCGAGTGCAACACCGCGCTCGCCGACCCCCACGCCGACATCGGCGCCGGCGCACACGCCGACGACGATGCCGTCGACACCGCGCAGCTGCGACTCCTGCGCACCGCTGACCGCTGCATGCGCGTGCTCGAGAAT GTGACGCAGCAGAACGAAGACAACCAGATGTACCTAATCAACgagtgcggcggcgcggcgcagacGCTGGCGGCGCTGCTGCGGCGGtgctgcgcggcggcgcgcgcgccggCTCGGCCGCGGGAGCGCGCGGCGCTGCTGGACGCGGCGCTGCCCGCCGTCAAAGTGCTGGTCAACCTCTCGCACTCCTTCGGCAGCACCA CATCAGTTGGAGCACAAGTGGTCGGTGAGCAGCAATCCGTCATGGAGACCTGTCTTATAATTCTCTATAATCAAGATAACTTCATACCTGACAACAGAAACTTTGAGTTCAGTGTTTGT GTTTTGCTCTTGCTCATAAACTTAGTGCAAAACAATGAACTGAACACAGAAAGACTGCTAAATATAAGAATTCGTGTGGATAATGAAGAAGATGTATCCAGAAGTGTGTCTGCAATTGATCTCCTTGTGGATCTATTTTATAAACGAGAAGACTTGGCGAG acgGGCGGAAGAAAACACGGACGCTTTATTAGATGGCGAGAAGGAATCTGAGAATGAAACAGACAAAAAGAAACAATCACAAGATGATATCGACGAAACTGTTGCTAAAC TGCTGGCGCGCGCGGGCGCGCACATGGAGCACACGATGGTGGGCGCGTACACGGCGCTGGTGGTGGGGCACGCggcgtgcgcgggcgcggcggcggcggtgcgcgCGCGCCTGCCGACCTACCAGCCGCTGCTGCCCACGCTGCGCAAGTACTACAACTTCCTGGCGCTCACCGCCTCC GCGGAAGCGGCGATAGTGGCGCACGTGAAGTCCACGCAGCGCATCATCGAGTTCATGGAGAACAGCGACAAGGACAGCGCCGCGCCCCACAGCGCCCCCGCGCCGGCGCCCACCCCCGAGCCCGCGCCGGCGCCCTACGCCGCGCCCTACTACCACACCCCGCCCTCCGACGTGCCGCAGGACATGTCGCTCAGCAACCTCAACTACAGCATCAACAGCTACAACTCCTCCAGCTCGGACCGGCTCTCGTCCTCCATGGAGGTTGACGGATATCACTGA